The sequence TAGAAATTCTCGCCCGCCTCATCGACGAGGTATTCGATGGTGCCGGCGTTCTGGTAGTTGATCGCCTTGATGAGGTTCACGGAAGCCGCGCCCATGCGCTCGCGCATTTCCGGGGTGATGAGCGGCGAGGGGCATTCCTCGATGATCTTCTGGTTGCGGCGCTGCATCGAGCAATCGCGCTCGCCGAGGTGGATGAAATGGCCGTGCGAATCGGCGATGACCTGGAACTCGATGTGGTGCGGGTTGAGCACCAGTTTCTCCATGTAGCAGTCGCCGTTGCCGAAGCAGGCCATGGCCTCGTTGGAGGCGGCCTGGAAAAGGGATTTGAACTCCTCTTCCTTGAAACAGGGACGCATGCCGCGCCCGCCGCCGCCGGCCGTGGCCTTGATCATCACCGGCAGGCCGATCTCCATCGCTTTCGCATAGGCTTCGTCGGGGTCATGGATGATTTCCGAGCCGGGGGTGATCGGCACGCCGTTCGCGACGGCGGTGGCGCGGGCGGTGGCCTTGTCGCCCATCATGCGGATCACATCCGCCGAGGGGCCGATGAAAACGATGCCGGAGGTCTCGCAGATGTCGGCGAAACGGGCGTTTTCCGAAAGGAAACCGTAGCCGGGATGGATCGCGTCCGCACCGGTGATCTCGGCGGCGGCGATGATGCGGTCGGGCTTGAGGTAGCTGTCCTTGCTCGGCCCCGGGCCGATGCAGACCGACTCGTCTGCGAGCTGGACGTGCATCGAATCGATGTCCGCCTCGGAATAGACGGCGACGGACTGGACCCCGAGCTCGCGACAGGCGCGGATGATGCGGAGCGCGATCTCGCCGCGGTTTGCCACCAGGACTTTGTTGAACATTTCGTCGGCGGGCGTGGGTTATTTGATGCGGAAAAGCGTGTCGCCGTATTGCACCGGGTTCGAGTCCTCGGCGACGATGGCGCAGATCGTGCCGGATCTCTCCGCCTTGATCTCGTTCATCACTTTCATCGCCTCGATGATGCACAGCGTCTGCCCTTCGGAAACGGCGGTGCCGACCTCCACGAAGTTCGGCGCGTCCGGCGCGGGCTTGCGGTAGAAGGTGCCGACCATCGGCGAGGTGATTTCCGCTCCCTCGGCGGCGGCGGGAGCCGGGGTGGAGGATGCCGCGGCAGGCGCGGAAATGGCAGCGACCGGAGCCGCAGCAGCAGCTGCAGGGGCGGACGGGATGCTGGAGAGAAGTTTCCCGAGATCCTCGAGATCCGCGCCTTTCTTTAGCTTGAGGTGAAAGTCCTTTTTGGTGAGATCGAAGTGGGTGAGCCCATGCTCATTCATCAGTTCGACGATTTTCCGGATTTCTTGGAGGTCCACGAGTTTATGTTTCAAAGTTTTGGAAAGCTGGAGGGAATCACCGCGACCCCATCGCTCGCCAAAGTTAGGAACCGTGGACAAGACCCGTCAAGCATCATCCCGGCTCGATTCGGCAGACTGGGTTTTGATTGCCCGGATCCCCCACCCCACCCACGCGATCCCGTAGTTCAAAAAAACTTGAACAATCCGCCCGGTTTG comes from Akkermansiaceae bacterium and encodes:
- the accC gene encoding acetyl-CoA carboxylase biotin carboxylase subunit, whose amino-acid sequence is MFNKVLVANRGEIALRIIRACRELGVQSVAVYSEADIDSMHVQLADESVCIGPGPSKDSYLKPDRIIAAAEITGADAIHPGYGFLSENARFADICETSGIVFIGPSADVIRMMGDKATARATAVANGVPITPGSEIIHDPDEAYAKAMEIGLPVMIKATAGGGGRGMRPCFKEEEFKSLFQAASNEAMACFGNGDCYMEKLVLNPHHIEFQVIADSHGHFIHLGERDCSMQRRNQKIIEECPSPLITPEMRERMGAASVNLIKAINYQNAGTIEYLVDEAGENFYFMEMNTRIQVEHPVTEEVMGCELIKEQIRVAAGESLSRHVLEASPRGHSIECRINAEDPYNKFMPSPGTITLWYAPGGKGVRVDTHVYSGYSVPPYYDSMIAKLIITGATREIAIARMKRALGEFTIHGIKTTIPFQQEILNHPDFENGTYDIGWVGRFLEEKGL
- the accB gene encoding acetyl-CoA carboxylase biotin carboxyl carrier protein; amino-acid sequence: MDLQEIRKIVELMNEHGLTHFDLTKKDFHLKLKKGADLEDLGKLLSSIPSAPAAAAAAPVAAISAPAAASSTPAPAAAEGAEITSPMVGTFYRKPAPDAPNFVEVGTAVSEGQTLCIIEAMKVMNEIKAERSGTICAIVAEDSNPVQYGDTLFRIK